Proteins from one Drosophila gunungcola strain Sukarami chromosome 3R, Dgunungcola_SK_2, whole genome shotgun sequence genomic window:
- the LOC128260610 gene encoding uncharacterized protein LOC128260610 has product MDSHKDRIESMRLILRVMQLCGLWPWSLRAGEEWTLSGFVKSNYRFLLHLPITFTFIALMWLEAFISSNLEQAGQVLYMSITEMALVIKILSIWHHRREAWRLMHELQHSPDYQFRNQEEVDFWRREQRFFKWFFYIYILISLGVVYSGCTGVLFLEDYELPFAYYVPFDWRNGGRYWFAYGYDMAGMTLTCISNITLDTLGCYFLFHISLLYRLLGLRLRALKNIGDDLYFGQELRGIFILHQSVRRLTLTCQKIVSPYILSQIILSALIICFSGYRLQHVGIRDNPGQFIAMLQFVSVMVLQIFLPCYYGNEITVHANQLTNEVYHTNWLQCGPPIRKFLNAYMEHLKRPVTIRAGNFFAVGLPIFVKTINNAYSFFALLLNVSNLSILGVSESKLLTASEVVLIMESTNRLSAIQFLLVIQRWTGLLKWKNEEENGLLAWLQRIYPFVLHLPLTFTYIALMWYEALTSADFEAAGQILYMSITELALVTKLLNIWYRRNEAASLIHELQHDPAYKLRNVEEVQFWERNQRDFKRVFYWYMGGSLSVAAMGYISVFFQAEYELPFGYYVPFEWRTKERYFYAWGYNVLAMTLCCLSNVLLDTLGCYFMFQIASLFRLIGMRLRALQNAPEEKARPELRRIFQLHAKVRRLTRECEVLVSPYVLSQVVFSAFIICFSAYRLVHMGFKQRPGLFLTTVQFVAVMVVQIFLPCYYGNELTFHANSLTDSVFITNWLEYSVGTRKLLNCYMEFLKRPVKVRAGVFFEIGLPIFVKTINNAYSFFALLLKMSK; this is encoded by the exons ATGGACAGCCACAAGGATCGGATTGAGTCCATGCGCCTGATTCTCCGGGTCATGCAGCTATGTGGCCTCTGGCCCTGGTCCCTGAGAGCTGGAGAGGAGTGGACCTTGTCCGGTTTCGTGAAGAGCAACTACCGCTTCCTGCTGCACCTGCCCATAACCTTCACCTTCATCGCACTCATGTGGCTGGAGGCCTTCATCTCGAGCAACCTGGAGCAGGCTGGCCAAGTGCTCTACATGTCCATCACGGAAATGGCCTTGGTCATAAAGATCCTGAGCATCTGGCACCATCGCCGTGAGGCCTGGCGCCTGATGCACGAGCTGCAGCACTCCCCGGACTACCAGTTTCGCAACCAGGAGGAAGTGGACTTCTGGCGGCGGGAGCAGCGCTTCTTCAAGTGGTTCTTCTACATCTACATCCTGATTAGCTTGGGCGTGGTGTACAGCGGCTGCACCGGAGTGCTCTTCCTGGAGGACTACGAACTGCCCTTCGCCTACTAcgtgccattcgattggcgaAATGGGGGAAGATACTGGTTTGCCTATGGCTACGACATGGCGGGCATGACGCTGACCTGCATCTCGAACATAACTCTGGACACCCTGGGCTGCTACTTCCTGTTCCACATATCGCTCTTATACCGCCTGCTGGGCCTGCGATTGAGGGCTCTAAAGAACATAGGGGATGACTTGTATTTTGGCCAGGAGTTGCGTGGCATCTTTATTTTGCATCAGAGTGTGCGAAg ATTAACCCTCACCTGCCAGAAAATTGTTTCACCCTACATCCTATCCCAAATCATTCTGAGTGCCCTGATCATCTGCTTTAGTGGATACCGCTTGCAGCACGTGGGAATCCGTGATAATCCCGGTCAGTTCATAGCCATGCTGCAGTTCGTTAGCGTGATGGTCCTGCAGATCTTCCTGCCCTGTTACTATGGCAATGAGATAACCGTCCATGCCAACCAACTGACCAACGAGGTGTATCACACCAATTGGCTGCAATGCGGGCCACCGATTCGCAAGTTCCTAAACGCCTACATGGAGCACCTCAAAAGACCCGTGACCATTCGAGCTGGAAACTTCTTTGCCGTTGGATTGCCCATTTTTGTTAAG ACCATCAACAATGCCTACAGTTTCTTTGCTCTTCTACTGAATGTATCGAA CTTAAGCATATTGGGAGTCTCGGAATCGAAACTCCTTACTGCTTCAGAGGTGGTG CTGATAATGGAGTCTACGAACCGATTGAGTGCCATTCAATTTCTGTTGGTGATCCAGCGCTGGACGGGACTTCTTAAGTGGAAAAATGAAGAAGAAAATGGCCTCTTAGCCTGGCTACAACGCATCTATCCGTTCGTGCTGCACCTTCCCCTGACTTTCACCTACATAGCTCTCATGTGGTACGAGGCCTTAACTTCTGCAGATTTCGAGGCGGCTGGTCAGATCTTATACATGTCCATCACCGAACTGGCATTGGTCACTAAACTGCTGAATATTTGGTACCGACGAAATGAGGCTGCTAGCCTCATACACGAACTGCAGCACGACCCTGCCTATAAATTGCGAAATGTCGAGGAAGTACAATTCTGGGAGCGAAACCAAAGGGACTTTAAGCGCGTCTTCTACTGGTACATGGGAGGCAGCCTTTCTGTGGCCGCCATGGGATATATCAGCGTGTTTTTCCAGGCGGAGTACGAGCTGCCCTTCGGCTACTACGTGCCCTTTGAGTGGCGCACCAAGGAGCGGTACTTCTACGCCTGGGGCTACAACGTGCTGGCCATGACCCTGTGCTGCCTATCCAACGTCCTGCTGGACACTCTGGGCTGTTACTTCATGTTCCAGATCGCCTCGCTTTTCAGGCTGATCGGAATGCGACTGAGGGCACTGCAAAATGCTCCAGAGGAGAAGGCCAGGCCGGAGTTGCGGCGCATTTTCCAGCTGCACGCTAAAGTGCGCAGGTTGACGAGGGAATGCGAGGTGCTAGTTTCGCCCTATGTCCTGTCCCAGGTGGTCTTCAGCGCCTTCATCATCTGCTTCAGCGCCTATCGACTGGTGCACATGGGCTTCAAGCAGCGACCTGGTCTCTTCCTGACCACCGTGCAGTTCGTGGCCGTCATGGTCGTCCAGATCTTCCTGCCCTGCTACTACGGCAACGAGCTGACCTTCCATGCCAACTCCCTCACCGACAGTGTCTTTATCACCAATTGGCTGGAGTACTCCGTGGGCACCAGAAAGCTGCTCAACTGCTACATGGAGTTCCTCAAGCGTCCGGTCAAAGTGCGGGCTGGTGTCTTCTTCGAAATAGGACTGCCCATTTTCGTAAAG aCCATCAACAATGCCTACAGTTTCTTCGCCCTGCTGCTAAAGATGTCCAAGTAA